In Coturnix japonica isolate 7356 chromosome 9, Coturnix japonica 2.1, whole genome shotgun sequence, a single window of DNA contains:
- the SAP130 gene encoding histone deacetylase complex subunit SAP130 isoform X4, which yields MSSQQFPRSAAPPAALSSNTTAGTAGGTAGISAPTNTASDETGRDPEAAPREQHLGPPGPAPPREEKQEPVVVRPYPQVQMLAPHHPVPPGAPVTVAAPPAHLAPAVPLSFSDGLMKPPLKPTMPSRPIAPAPPSTLSAPTKVPGQVTVTMESSIPQAPTIPVATISGQQGHPSNLHHIMATNVQMSIIRSSAPGPPLHIGASHLPRGAAAAAVMSSSKVTTVLRPASQLPNAATAQPAVQHIIHQPIQSRPPVTTSSTIPPAVVATVSATRAQSPVITTTAAHATESTLSRPTLSIQQHPPSAAISIQRPAQPRDAATRITLPSHPAIGAQKPQLHTMAQKTIFSTGTPVAAATVAPILATNTIASATTAGSVSHTQAPTSTIVTMTMPSHSSHATAVTTSNIPVAKVVPQQITHTSPRIQSDYTAERSNLIPLSSHRASPNPVAMETRNDNRQSVPVQFQYFLPTYPPSAYPLTAHTYTPITSSVSTIRQYPVSAQAPNSAITAQTGVGVASTVHLNPMQLMTVDASHARHIQGIQPAPISAQGIQPAPIGTQGIQPAPIGTQGLHPAAPIGTQGLQPAPISAQQPQADTKTSVVLADGATIVANPISNTFNTASAATTVVQTHSQSASAPAQGSSPRPSILRKKPTTDGLAVRKSLIPPQPPEVASTRVENTMRSTSGSPRPAGAKPKPEIHVSMATPVTVSMEAVSNQGSEQPTIAVPPSSQQPPSAIPTIIAAASPTSQPAAALSTIPGAVPAAPPTSTTIVAAPAPPATMSGALSAVLGPVVPEIKIKEEVEPMDIMRPVSVPPLTTSTVSPSLALLANNLSMPPSDLPPGASPRKKPRKQQHVISTEEGDMMETNSTDDEKSTAKSLLVKAEKRKSPPKEYIDEEGVRYVPVRPRPPITLLRHYRNPWKAAYHHFQRYSDVRVKEEKKAMLQEIASQKGVSCRAQGWKVHLCAAQLLQLTNLERDVYERLTALQEGLIPKKKAATDDDLHRINELIQGNMQRCKLVMDQINEARDSMLKVLDHKDRVLKLLNKNGTVKKVSKLKRKEKV from the exons ATGAGCTCCCAGCAGTTCCCCCGCTCGGCAGCGCCGCCCGCCGCGCTGAGCAGCAACACGACGGCGGGAACGGCCGGCGGCACCGCCGGGATCAGCGCCCCCACCAACACCG CGAGCGATGAGACCGGCCGTGACCCCGAGGCGGCCCCCAGGGAGCAGCACCTGGGccctcccggccccgcgccgccccgcgAGGAGAAGCAGGAGCCCGTGGTGGTGCGGCCCTACCCGCAGGTGCAGATGTTGGCCCCGCACCACCCGGTGCCTCCCGGGGCCCCGGTGACGGTGGCGGCGCCCCCTGCACACCTGGCACCGGCTGTGCCCCTCTCCTTCTCCGATGGGCTCATGAAG CCGCCGCTGAAGCCCACGATGCCCAGCCGGCCCATTGCTCCTGCACCACCCTCCACCCTCTCAGCTCCTACCAAGGTTCCTGGACAGGTCACGGTCACCATGGAGAGCAGCATCCCGCAGGCTCCAACCATCCCTGTGGCCACCATCAGCGGACAGCAG GGCCATCCTAGCAACCTGCACCATATTATGGCTACTAATGTGCAGATGTCAATCATCAGAAGCAGTGCTCCTGGGCCTCCTCTACATATCGGAGCTTCCCACCTTCCTCGAG gtgctgcagctgctgcagtgatgtcCAGTTCAAAAGTAACTACAGTCCTGAGACCAGCATCCCAGCTGCCGAACGCAGCCACGGCTCAGCCAGCAGTTCAGCACATCATTCATCAGCCGATCCAG TCTCGTCCTCCTGTGACGACTTCAAGCACTATCCCTCCAGCTGTGGTGGCAACTGTCTCAGCCACGAGAGCTCAGTCTCCTGTTATAACCACAACGGCAGCACATGCGACGGAGTCAACCCTCAG ccGGCCCACCCTGTCTATCCAGCAGCACCCCCCTTCTGCAGCTATCAGCATCCAGCGGCCCGCACAGCCACGCGATGCGGCCACGCGGATCACGCTGCCCTCCCACCCGGCCATAGGAGCACAGAAGCCACAGCTCCACACCATGGCCCAG AAAACCATTTTCAGTACTGGTACTCCAGTGGCGGCAGCAACAGTGGCACCTATTTTAGCAACGAATACCATTGCTTCAGCAACCACAGCTG gTTCTGTTTCTCACACCCAAGCGCCTACAAGCACCATTGTCACCATGACAATGCCCTCCCATTCTTCCCATGCTACAGCTGTCACAACCTCAAACATCCCAGTTG CTAAAGTGGTTCCTCAGCAAATCACACATACTTCTCCCCGGATTCAGTCGGATTATACAGCAGAGAGGAGTAACCTCATACCCCTCTCTAGTCACCGGGCATCTCCAAACCCAGTAGCAATGGAAACCAGGAATGACAACAG gcagtcGGTGCCTGTCCAGTTCCAGTACTTCCTACCGACCTACCCGCCCTCTGCCTACCCGCTGACTGCTCACACCTACACCCCCATCACCAGCTCGGTGTCCACCATCCGCCAGTACCCAG TTTCAGCCCAGGCGCCCAACTCGGCCATCACGGCGCAGACGGGTGTCGGGGTGGCATCCACTGTGCACCTCAACCCCATGCAGCTGATGACTGTGGATGCATCCCATGCCCGCCACATCCAGGGCATCCAGCCAGCACCCATCAGTGCCCAGGGCATCCAGCCGGCGCCCATCGGCACCCAGGGCATCCAGCCAGCACCAATTGGGACTCAAGGACTGCACCCAGCTGCACCCATTGGCACgcaggggctgcagccagcGCCCATCAGCGCTCAGCAGCCACAGGCTGACACCAAGACCTCAG TAGTACTGGCAGATGGAGCCACCATTGTAGCCAACCCTATTAGCAACACCTTCAACACTGCTTCTGCAGCAACTACAGTTGTACAGACCCACAGCCAGAGTGCCAGTgccccagcacagggctctTCCCCACGCCCCAGCATCCTGCGGAAGAAACCAACCACAGATGG CCTGGCAGTCCGGAAAAGCTTAATTCCACCTCAGCCACCTGAAGTAGCGAGCACACGTGTTGAGAATACGATGCGAAGCACGTCTGGATCACCAAGGCCTGCTGG TGCCAAACCAAAACCTGAGATTCACGTGTCCATGGCCACTCCTGTCACAGTGTCTATGGAGGCTGTGTCCAACCAAGGCAGTGAGCAGCCCACCATCGCggttcctccttcctcccagcagcccCCCTCTGCCATTCCAACCATCATTGCCGCAGCCAGCCCCACCTcgcagcctgcagcagctctgtccaCCATTCCAGGAGCCGTCCCAGCTGCTCCACCGACTTCTACCACAATTgtggctgctcctgctcctccagcaaCCATGAGTGGGGCcctttcagcagtgctgggaccTGTGGTGCCAGAGATAAAAATCAAAGAGGAGGTGGAACCTATGGACATAATGCGACCGGTATCTG TCCCTCCATTGACTACAAGTACTGTCTCTCCATCTTTGGCACTGCTGGCCAACAACCTTTCGATGCCTCCAAGTGATTTGCCGCCTGGTGCCTCCCCAAGGAAAAAACCCCGTAAGCAGCAGCACGTCATCTCCACAGAGGAGGGAGACAtgatggaaacaaacagcactgatgATGAGAAATCTACTGCCAAAAGCTTGCTGGTGAAGGCAGAGAAGCGCAAGTCTCCTCCCAAGGAATATATAG ATGAGGAAGGTGTGAGGTATGTCCCGGTGCGTCCCAGGCCTCCCATCACATTGCTCCGCCACTACCGCAATCCTTGGAAAGCCGCCTACCACCACTTCCAGAGATACAGCGACGTCAGAGTGAAAG aagagaagaaagccaTGCTGCAGGAGATTGCCAGTCAGAAGGGTGTATCCTGCCGTGCACAAGGGTGGAAGGTCCATCTGTGTGCGGCGCAGCTGCTGCAGTTG ACAAACCTGGAGCGTGACGTGTATGAGAGACTGACGGCCTTACAGGAGGGGCTCATTCCTAAGAAGAAGGCAGCAACTGACGATGACCTGCATCGAATCAATGAGCTGATACAG GGCAATATGCAGAGATGTAAACTCGTGATGGATCAAATCAACGAGGCGAGAGACTCGATGCTGAAGGTGTTGGATCACAAGGATCGTGTTCTGAAGCTTCTGAACAAGAACGGAACTGTCAAGAAAGTATCCAAATTAAAGCGGAAGGAGAAGGTCTGA
- the SAP130 gene encoding histone deacetylase complex subunit SAP130 isoform X3 has product MSSQQFPRSAAPPAALSSNTTAGTAGGTAGISAPTNTASDETGRDPEAAPREQHLGPPGPAPPREEKQEPVVVRPYPQVQMLAPHHPVPPGAPVTVAAPPAHLAPAVPLSFSDGLMKPPLKPTMPSRPIAPAPPSTLSAPTKVPGQVTVTMESSIPQAPTIPVATISGQQGHPSNLHHIMATNVQMSIIRSSAPGPPLHIGASHLPRGAAAAAVMSSSKVTTVLRPASQLPNAATAQPAVQHIIHQPIQSRPPVTTSSTIPPAVVATVSATRAQSPVITTTAAHATESTLSRPTLSIQQHPPSAAISIQRPAQPRDAATRITLPSHPAIGAQKPQLHTMAQKTIFSTGTPVAAATVAPILATNTIASATTAGSVSHTQAPTSTIVTMTMPSHSSHATAVTTSNIPVAKVVPQQITHTSPRIQSDYTAERSNLIPLSSHRASPNPVAMETRNDNRQSVPVQFQYFLPTYPPSAYPLTAHTYTPITSSVSTIRQYPVSAQAPNSAITAQTGVGVASTVHLNPMQLMTVDASHARHIQGIQPAPISAQGIQPAPIGTQGIQPAPIGTQGLHPAAPIGTQGLQPAPISAQQPQADTKTSAVVLADGATIVANPISNTFNTASAATTVVQTHSQSASAPAQGSSPRPSILRKKPTTDGLAVRKSLIPPQPPEVASTRVENTMRSTSGSPRPAGAKPKPEIHVSMATPVTVSMEAVSNQGSEQPTIAVPPSSQQPPSAIPTIIAAASPTSQPAAALSTIPGAVPAAPPTSTTIVAAPAPPATMSGALSAVLGPVVPEIKIKEEVEPMDIMRPVSVPPLTTSTVSPSLALLANNLSMPPSDLPPGASPRKKPRKQQHVISTEEGDMMETNSTDDEKSTAKSLLVKAEKRKSPPKEYIDEEGVRYVPVRPRPPITLLRHYRNPWKAAYHHFQRYSDVRVKEEKKAMLQEIASQKGVSCRAQGWKVHLCAAQLLQLTNLERDVYERLTALQEGLIPKKKAATDDDLHRINELIQGNMQRCKLVMDQINEARDSMLKVLDHKDRVLKLLNKNGTVKKVSKLKRKEKV; this is encoded by the exons ATGAGCTCCCAGCAGTTCCCCCGCTCGGCAGCGCCGCCCGCCGCGCTGAGCAGCAACACGACGGCGGGAACGGCCGGCGGCACCGCCGGGATCAGCGCCCCCACCAACACCG CGAGCGATGAGACCGGCCGTGACCCCGAGGCGGCCCCCAGGGAGCAGCACCTGGGccctcccggccccgcgccgccccgcgAGGAGAAGCAGGAGCCCGTGGTGGTGCGGCCCTACCCGCAGGTGCAGATGTTGGCCCCGCACCACCCGGTGCCTCCCGGGGCCCCGGTGACGGTGGCGGCGCCCCCTGCACACCTGGCACCGGCTGTGCCCCTCTCCTTCTCCGATGGGCTCATGAAG CCGCCGCTGAAGCCCACGATGCCCAGCCGGCCCATTGCTCCTGCACCACCCTCCACCCTCTCAGCTCCTACCAAGGTTCCTGGACAGGTCACGGTCACCATGGAGAGCAGCATCCCGCAGGCTCCAACCATCCCTGTGGCCACCATCAGCGGACAGCAG GGCCATCCTAGCAACCTGCACCATATTATGGCTACTAATGTGCAGATGTCAATCATCAGAAGCAGTGCTCCTGGGCCTCCTCTACATATCGGAGCTTCCCACCTTCCTCGAG gtgctgcagctgctgcagtgatgtcCAGTTCAAAAGTAACTACAGTCCTGAGACCAGCATCCCAGCTGCCGAACGCAGCCACGGCTCAGCCAGCAGTTCAGCACATCATTCATCAGCCGATCCAG TCTCGTCCTCCTGTGACGACTTCAAGCACTATCCCTCCAGCTGTGGTGGCAACTGTCTCAGCCACGAGAGCTCAGTCTCCTGTTATAACCACAACGGCAGCACATGCGACGGAGTCAACCCTCAG ccGGCCCACCCTGTCTATCCAGCAGCACCCCCCTTCTGCAGCTATCAGCATCCAGCGGCCCGCACAGCCACGCGATGCGGCCACGCGGATCACGCTGCCCTCCCACCCGGCCATAGGAGCACAGAAGCCACAGCTCCACACCATGGCCCAG AAAACCATTTTCAGTACTGGTACTCCAGTGGCGGCAGCAACAGTGGCACCTATTTTAGCAACGAATACCATTGCTTCAGCAACCACAGCTG gTTCTGTTTCTCACACCCAAGCGCCTACAAGCACCATTGTCACCATGACAATGCCCTCCCATTCTTCCCATGCTACAGCTGTCACAACCTCAAACATCCCAGTTG CTAAAGTGGTTCCTCAGCAAATCACACATACTTCTCCCCGGATTCAGTCGGATTATACAGCAGAGAGGAGTAACCTCATACCCCTCTCTAGTCACCGGGCATCTCCAAACCCAGTAGCAATGGAAACCAGGAATGACAACAG gcagtcGGTGCCTGTCCAGTTCCAGTACTTCCTACCGACCTACCCGCCCTCTGCCTACCCGCTGACTGCTCACACCTACACCCCCATCACCAGCTCGGTGTCCACCATCCGCCAGTACCCAG TTTCAGCCCAGGCGCCCAACTCGGCCATCACGGCGCAGACGGGTGTCGGGGTGGCATCCACTGTGCACCTCAACCCCATGCAGCTGATGACTGTGGATGCATCCCATGCCCGCCACATCCAGGGCATCCAGCCAGCACCCATCAGTGCCCAGGGCATCCAGCCGGCGCCCATCGGCACCCAGGGCATCCAGCCAGCACCAATTGGGACTCAAGGACTGCACCCAGCTGCACCCATTGGCACgcaggggctgcagccagcGCCCATCAGCGCTCAGCAGCCACAGGCTGACACCAAGACCTCAG CAGTAGTACTGGCAGATGGAGCCACCATTGTAGCCAACCCTATTAGCAACACCTTCAACACTGCTTCTGCAGCAACTACAGTTGTACAGACCCACAGCCAGAGTGCCAGTgccccagcacagggctctTCCCCACGCCCCAGCATCCTGCGGAAGAAACCAACCACAGATGG CCTGGCAGTCCGGAAAAGCTTAATTCCACCTCAGCCACCTGAAGTAGCGAGCACACGTGTTGAGAATACGATGCGAAGCACGTCTGGATCACCAAGGCCTGCTGG TGCCAAACCAAAACCTGAGATTCACGTGTCCATGGCCACTCCTGTCACAGTGTCTATGGAGGCTGTGTCCAACCAAGGCAGTGAGCAGCCCACCATCGCggttcctccttcctcccagcagcccCCCTCTGCCATTCCAACCATCATTGCCGCAGCCAGCCCCACCTcgcagcctgcagcagctctgtccaCCATTCCAGGAGCCGTCCCAGCTGCTCCACCGACTTCTACCACAATTgtggctgctcctgctcctccagcaaCCATGAGTGGGGCcctttcagcagtgctgggaccTGTGGTGCCAGAGATAAAAATCAAAGAGGAGGTGGAACCTATGGACATAATGCGACCGGTATCTG TCCCTCCATTGACTACAAGTACTGTCTCTCCATCTTTGGCACTGCTGGCCAACAACCTTTCGATGCCTCCAAGTGATTTGCCGCCTGGTGCCTCCCCAAGGAAAAAACCCCGTAAGCAGCAGCACGTCATCTCCACAGAGGAGGGAGACAtgatggaaacaaacagcactgatgATGAGAAATCTACTGCCAAAAGCTTGCTGGTGAAGGCAGAGAAGCGCAAGTCTCCTCCCAAGGAATATATAG ATGAGGAAGGTGTGAGGTATGTCCCGGTGCGTCCCAGGCCTCCCATCACATTGCTCCGCCACTACCGCAATCCTTGGAAAGCCGCCTACCACCACTTCCAGAGATACAGCGACGTCAGAGTGAAAG aagagaagaaagccaTGCTGCAGGAGATTGCCAGTCAGAAGGGTGTATCCTGCCGTGCACAAGGGTGGAAGGTCCATCTGTGTGCGGCGCAGCTGCTGCAGTTG ACAAACCTGGAGCGTGACGTGTATGAGAGACTGACGGCCTTACAGGAGGGGCTCATTCCTAAGAAGAAGGCAGCAACTGACGATGACCTGCATCGAATCAATGAGCTGATACAG GGCAATATGCAGAGATGTAAACTCGTGATGGATCAAATCAACGAGGCGAGAGACTCGATGCTGAAGGTGTTGGATCACAAGGATCGTGTTCTGAAGCTTCTGAACAAGAACGGAACTGTCAAGAAAGTATCCAAATTAAAGCGGAAGGAGAAGGTCTGA
- the SAP130 gene encoding histone deacetylase complex subunit SAP130 isoform X1, with product MSSQQFPRSAAPPAALSSNTTAGTAGGTAGISAPTNTASDETGRDPEAAPREQHLGPPGPAPPREEKQEPVVVRPYPQVQMLAPHHPVPPGAPVTVAAPPAHLAPAVPLSFSDGLMKPPLKPTMPSRPIAPAPPSTLSAPTKVPGQVTVTMESSIPQAPTIPVATISGQQGHPSNLHHIMATNVQMSIIRSSAPGPPLHIGASHLPRGAAAAAVMSSSKVTTVLRPASQLPNAATAQPAVQHIIHQPIQSRPPVTTSSTIPPAVVATVSATRAQSPVITTTAAHATESTLSRPTLSIQQHPPSAAISIQRPAQPRDAATRITLPSHPAIGAQKPQLHTMAQKTIFSTGTPVAAATVAPILATNTIASATTAGSVSHTQAPTSTIVTMTMPSHSSHATAVTTSNIPVAKVVPQQITHTSPRIQSDYTAERSNLIPLSSHRASPNPVAMETRNDNRQSVPVQFQYFLPTYPPSAYPLTAHTYTPITSSVSTIRQYPVSAQAPNSAITAQTGVGVASTVHLNPMQLMTVDASHARHIQGIQPAPISAQGIQPAPIGTQGIQPAPIGTQGLHPAAPIGTQGLQPAPISAQQPQADTKTSAVVLADGATIVANPISNTFNTASAATTVVQTHSQSASAPAQGSSPRPSILRKKPTTDGLAVRKSLIPPQPPEVASTRVENTMRSTSGSPRPAGAKPKPEIHVSMATPVTVSMEAVSNQGSEQPTIAVPPSSQQPPSAIPTIIAAASPTSQPAAALSTIPGAVPAAPPTSTTIVAAPAPPATMSGALSAVLGPVVPEIKIKEEVEPMDIMRPVSAVPPLTTSTVSPSLALLANNLSMPPSDLPPGASPRKKPRKQQHVISTEEGDMMETNSTDDEKSTAKSLLVKAEKRKSPPKEYIDEEGVRYVPVRPRPPITLLRHYRNPWKAAYHHFQRYSDVRVKEEKKAMLQEIASQKGVSCRAQGWKVHLCAAQLLQLTNLERDVYERLTALQEGLIPKKKAATDDDLHRINELIQGNMQRCKLVMDQINEARDSMLKVLDHKDRVLKLLNKNGTVKKVSKLKRKEKV from the exons ATGAGCTCCCAGCAGTTCCCCCGCTCGGCAGCGCCGCCCGCCGCGCTGAGCAGCAACACGACGGCGGGAACGGCCGGCGGCACCGCCGGGATCAGCGCCCCCACCAACACCG CGAGCGATGAGACCGGCCGTGACCCCGAGGCGGCCCCCAGGGAGCAGCACCTGGGccctcccggccccgcgccgccccgcgAGGAGAAGCAGGAGCCCGTGGTGGTGCGGCCCTACCCGCAGGTGCAGATGTTGGCCCCGCACCACCCGGTGCCTCCCGGGGCCCCGGTGACGGTGGCGGCGCCCCCTGCACACCTGGCACCGGCTGTGCCCCTCTCCTTCTCCGATGGGCTCATGAAG CCGCCGCTGAAGCCCACGATGCCCAGCCGGCCCATTGCTCCTGCACCACCCTCCACCCTCTCAGCTCCTACCAAGGTTCCTGGACAGGTCACGGTCACCATGGAGAGCAGCATCCCGCAGGCTCCAACCATCCCTGTGGCCACCATCAGCGGACAGCAG GGCCATCCTAGCAACCTGCACCATATTATGGCTACTAATGTGCAGATGTCAATCATCAGAAGCAGTGCTCCTGGGCCTCCTCTACATATCGGAGCTTCCCACCTTCCTCGAG gtgctgcagctgctgcagtgatgtcCAGTTCAAAAGTAACTACAGTCCTGAGACCAGCATCCCAGCTGCCGAACGCAGCCACGGCTCAGCCAGCAGTTCAGCACATCATTCATCAGCCGATCCAG TCTCGTCCTCCTGTGACGACTTCAAGCACTATCCCTCCAGCTGTGGTGGCAACTGTCTCAGCCACGAGAGCTCAGTCTCCTGTTATAACCACAACGGCAGCACATGCGACGGAGTCAACCCTCAG ccGGCCCACCCTGTCTATCCAGCAGCACCCCCCTTCTGCAGCTATCAGCATCCAGCGGCCCGCACAGCCACGCGATGCGGCCACGCGGATCACGCTGCCCTCCCACCCGGCCATAGGAGCACAGAAGCCACAGCTCCACACCATGGCCCAG AAAACCATTTTCAGTACTGGTACTCCAGTGGCGGCAGCAACAGTGGCACCTATTTTAGCAACGAATACCATTGCTTCAGCAACCACAGCTG gTTCTGTTTCTCACACCCAAGCGCCTACAAGCACCATTGTCACCATGACAATGCCCTCCCATTCTTCCCATGCTACAGCTGTCACAACCTCAAACATCCCAGTTG CTAAAGTGGTTCCTCAGCAAATCACACATACTTCTCCCCGGATTCAGTCGGATTATACAGCAGAGAGGAGTAACCTCATACCCCTCTCTAGTCACCGGGCATCTCCAAACCCAGTAGCAATGGAAACCAGGAATGACAACAG gcagtcGGTGCCTGTCCAGTTCCAGTACTTCCTACCGACCTACCCGCCCTCTGCCTACCCGCTGACTGCTCACACCTACACCCCCATCACCAGCTCGGTGTCCACCATCCGCCAGTACCCAG TTTCAGCCCAGGCGCCCAACTCGGCCATCACGGCGCAGACGGGTGTCGGGGTGGCATCCACTGTGCACCTCAACCCCATGCAGCTGATGACTGTGGATGCATCCCATGCCCGCCACATCCAGGGCATCCAGCCAGCACCCATCAGTGCCCAGGGCATCCAGCCGGCGCCCATCGGCACCCAGGGCATCCAGCCAGCACCAATTGGGACTCAAGGACTGCACCCAGCTGCACCCATTGGCACgcaggggctgcagccagcGCCCATCAGCGCTCAGCAGCCACAGGCTGACACCAAGACCTCAG CAGTAGTACTGGCAGATGGAGCCACCATTGTAGCCAACCCTATTAGCAACACCTTCAACACTGCTTCTGCAGCAACTACAGTTGTACAGACCCACAGCCAGAGTGCCAGTgccccagcacagggctctTCCCCACGCCCCAGCATCCTGCGGAAGAAACCAACCACAGATGG CCTGGCAGTCCGGAAAAGCTTAATTCCACCTCAGCCACCTGAAGTAGCGAGCACACGTGTTGAGAATACGATGCGAAGCACGTCTGGATCACCAAGGCCTGCTGG TGCCAAACCAAAACCTGAGATTCACGTGTCCATGGCCACTCCTGTCACAGTGTCTATGGAGGCTGTGTCCAACCAAGGCAGTGAGCAGCCCACCATCGCggttcctccttcctcccagcagcccCCCTCTGCCATTCCAACCATCATTGCCGCAGCCAGCCCCACCTcgcagcctgcagcagctctgtccaCCATTCCAGGAGCCGTCCCAGCTGCTCCACCGACTTCTACCACAATTgtggctgctcctgctcctccagcaaCCATGAGTGGGGCcctttcagcagtgctgggaccTGTGGTGCCAGAGATAAAAATCAAAGAGGAGGTGGAACCTATGGACATAATGCGACCGGTATCTG caGTCCCTCCATTGACTACAAGTACTGTCTCTCCATCTTTGGCACTGCTGGCCAACAACCTTTCGATGCCTCCAAGTGATTTGCCGCCTGGTGCCTCCCCAAGGAAAAAACCCCGTAAGCAGCAGCACGTCATCTCCACAGAGGAGGGAGACAtgatggaaacaaacagcactgatgATGAGAAATCTACTGCCAAAAGCTTGCTGGTGAAGGCAGAGAAGCGCAAGTCTCCTCCCAAGGAATATATAG ATGAGGAAGGTGTGAGGTATGTCCCGGTGCGTCCCAGGCCTCCCATCACATTGCTCCGCCACTACCGCAATCCTTGGAAAGCCGCCTACCACCACTTCCAGAGATACAGCGACGTCAGAGTGAAAG aagagaagaaagccaTGCTGCAGGAGATTGCCAGTCAGAAGGGTGTATCCTGCCGTGCACAAGGGTGGAAGGTCCATCTGTGTGCGGCGCAGCTGCTGCAGTTG ACAAACCTGGAGCGTGACGTGTATGAGAGACTGACGGCCTTACAGGAGGGGCTCATTCCTAAGAAGAAGGCAGCAACTGACGATGACCTGCATCGAATCAATGAGCTGATACAG GGCAATATGCAGAGATGTAAACTCGTGATGGATCAAATCAACGAGGCGAGAGACTCGATGCTGAAGGTGTTGGATCACAAGGATCGTGTTCTGAAGCTTCTGAACAAGAACGGAACTGTCAAGAAAGTATCCAAATTAAAGCGGAAGGAGAAGGTCTGA